One stretch of Desulfovibrio sp. JC010 DNA includes these proteins:
- a CDS encoding PilZ domain-containing protein, which produces MDISFDSSSARGAFRTSLPGLALKIEGKKSPYSVKDFSVNGLAFSAGKDTFEVEQQFKVDFVLGKKELLTGLDIKIVRDIGKGLMGCVYIDLDKYQEARLDKLVLEVQKRMIQLRKKKGAS; this is translated from the coding sequence ATGGATATTTCATTCGATAGCAGTTCGGCCAGAGGTGCTTTCAGGACAAGTCTTCCGGGGCTTGCTCTCAAGATTGAAGGCAAAAAATCCCCTTATAGCGTGAAGGATTTCAGTGTTAACGGTCTTGCTTTTTCCGCCGGGAAAGACACCTTTGAAGTAGAACAGCAGTTCAAGGTGGATTTTGTCCTTGGCAAAAAAGAGCTTTTGACCGGGCTTGATATCAAAATCGTGCGCGACATAGGTAAAGGGCTTATGGGCTGTGTTTACATTGATCTGGATAAATATCAGGAAGCGCGGCTTGATAAGCTTGTTCTTGAAGTCCAGAAGCGGATGATTCAGCTGCGCAAGA
- a CDS encoding flagellar motor protein MotB has product MDDELLKGSLIGGEEADEDEPNEWITTFADLSMLLLVFFILLYSMSEIDAKKFDMTFQSVSKSISGKLQKIATSKVSREEAGAILNQVVTRRQIIKAQRKVFEDVKYLQTTKGVEGIMSAKFEDGKITIKLPSDVLFSSGQVKLSKKGRAAIKALKNFFISHPDQYINIKGYTDDTQPSSKSRLKDNWEISSLRAVNVLRYLMKLGIKPNRLTATGLGEMDPLVPNNSPRNRQRNRRVEFVLDKIMTGP; this is encoded by the coding sequence ATGGATGATGAACTCCTGAAAGGCTCGTTGATCGGCGGCGAAGAAGCGGACGAGGATGAACCTAATGAGTGGATAACCACTTTTGCGGATTTATCCATGCTGCTGCTGGTTTTCTTTATCCTGCTTTATTCCATGTCCGAGATTGATGCGAAAAAATTTGATATGACTTTCCAGTCGGTCAGTAAATCCATCAGCGGAAAATTGCAGAAGATAGCCACCAGCAAGGTTTCGCGTGAGGAGGCCGGGGCCATCCTCAATCAGGTTGTGACCCGCAGGCAGATCATCAAGGCCCAGCGCAAGGTCTTTGAAGATGTTAAATACCTGCAGACCACCAAAGGGGTGGAAGGGATCATGAGCGCAAAATTCGAGGACGGCAAGATCACTATCAAGCTGCCCTCGGATGTGCTTTTCAGTTCCGGACAGGTGAAGCTCAGTAAAAAAGGGCGGGCAGCAATAAAAGCCCTGAAGAATTTTTTCATCAGCCATCCGGACCAGTATATCAATATTAAAGGATATACGGATGATACCCAGCCCAGCAGCAAAAGCAGGCTGAAGGACAACTGGGAAATTTCATCTTTGCGTGCGGTAAATGTCCTGCGCTACCTTATGAAGCTGGGAATTAAGCCGAACAGACTTACGGCAACAGGACTTGGGGAGATGGACCCTCTTGTGCCTAACAATTCTCCCCGCAACCGTCAGCGCAACCGGCGGGTTGAATTTGTTCTGGATAAGATAATGACCGGTCCTTAA